The Treponema sp. J25 region CAGTTTAGCTATGAACGGGACCCGGCCGGAACGGATTTCGTAAATCCGGTGAGCGCCGCCTTACAAGCCCGGGGAGACTGTGACAGTCGCGCCCTCCTGTGGGCCATCATTTTGCACCATGCCCACATTCCCGCGGCGATGATGGTTTCCCGGGAATACCAGCACGCCATGGGGTTGGTACTCCTGGAAGGAGCGGGGGCCCGCTTTACCCTCGGCTCCCGTCAATGGCTTGTGGCAGAAACAACCGCAAAAGTTCCTCTGGGCCTCATTGGTCAGTCCGTGGCGGACCCGAATCGATGGATTGGGATTCTCTTTGAATGAGCCCAGGGTCTCTGCCGGAAGGTCTTCCCTTTGGCCCGGAACCCCGCTTTTTTTCTCTAAAAGGGCCCCCGCTTCTTTGAATGGAAGGTATTCTCCTCATCGAGAGGGCTTCATGGGCCTCCCCACAAAAGGGGCAGAGGAATTGTTTCAGCGGGAATATATTTTCCCTTTGGCGGGTAAGAGGTCCCGTGGGCACCGATGAAGGGGCCTTAAGCGTTAATTCAACGGCCTAGAGGTTGCGTCCTCCTTAAAAAGGAATTCTGTTAGTCCCTATAAAGGCCCCAGAATTCTTTCAGCTTTTAGCTACCTCCGGGGGAGCAACCAATAAGTTGTATACTTCCTGAGGGGTACCAGCAGCCAGGAGGGCCGAACGAAGTTCTTTATTCTTTAACCGGGCGCTGAAATACGAAAGGGTCTGTAAATAGTAGGCATGTTGATTATAGGCTGCGGCGATCATAAAAAGCAACCGGACCGGCTGGTCATCCAGGGTCTGAAAATCAATAATATCACACTGGCTGATTCCTATAGAGACCACCAGGTCAGTCACCGAGGAAAGCCGCACGTGGGGAATAGCGATTCCCCGCCCAATGGCGGTGCTCATGAGTTCTTCCCGTTTCAGGATTTCGGCGGCCAGTTCCTGTTTATTTTTCACCTGAGGAGCGGTGGCCAGATTATCCGCCAGCGCAAGAAGGGCATCCCGTTTCGTTGAATAGTTTAAGAAAAGGATGCGACTGGGAGAAATAATATTTTCTATCTGAACCGAAGAAAACTGGGGAGTCATGCGATTGGTGGATAGCCGGTCGTTTACCCATCGCTCAATTTCAGATTTTTTGAACCGCCAAACCGTACCGATCTTTCCTGCAGGAATTTCTCCTTTTTGAGCCCAATCATAGACCGTCCGCTCTGAAACTCGCAGGTACTTGGCAACCTCTTCTATCGTAAGGATATCATCATCAATCATATTTACTCCTTTCAATGAGGACCGGTAATCCACTATAATATTGCAACAGATAGCACAATATGTCAAGTAAAAGTATTTTTTTCTTTATTTTCTCTTCTCCCGAAGCTCATGCAAAGAATCCTGAGGGAGCAGTGCTCCTATAGTGGTGGTAATAAGTTCTTCCTTTCGATGTCCGAAAACCACCAGGGACCCTCCTTCCATAAACTCGCTCAGGACCTGTCGACAGGCCCCACAGGGACCAACGGGACCTTCCGCATCGGGGGTGGCAATGGCCACGGCGGTAAAACGACGCTTTCCCGCCGCAATGGCAGAAACCACCGCGCTCCGCTCCGCACAAATAGTAAGCCCGTAGGACCGGTTTTCCACATTGGTCCCAAGGAAAACACTTCCATCCTCACAGA contains the following coding sequences:
- a CDS encoding PTS sugar transporter subunit IIA — protein: MIDDDILTIEEVAKYLRVSERTVYDWAQKGEIPAGKIGTVWRFKKSEIERWVNDRLSTNRMTPQFSSVQIENIISPSRILFLNYSTKRDALLALADNLATAPQVKNKQELAAEILKREELMSTAIGRGIAIPHVRLSSVTDLVVSIGISQCDIIDFQTLDDQPVRLLFMIAAAYNQHAYYLQTLSYFSARLKNKELRSALLAAGTPQEVYNLLVAPPEVAKS
- the cdd gene encoding cytidine deaminase, whose translation is MDAQALYEMALQATENSYAPYSHFRVGAALLCEDGSVFLGTNVENRSYGLTICAERSAVVSAIAAGKRRFTAVAIATPDAEGPVGPCGACRQVLSEFMEGGSLVVFGHRKEELITTTIGALLPQDSLHELREKRK